The DNA region GTGTCGCCCTTCTTCCCCGGTTTTGGTGTTCTTCCATTGTTTTTCCTGCGGGAAAACCCATTGCCAGCGCCACTCTTTCGGAGCATTCGGATATTTGCGATCCAAGGCACCGGGTATGGTGTGTGAGAAATGCGTTGATCTCCGGTTCGGCCATCTCTGCCGGGTGACGGACATTATGAAAATAGATGAAGCTTGACCCAATGGCAATAGGTCTGTACCCTTCGGCGGCTGTAGTGGCGGACGCGCAGGACCTCCCGCATCCGGTCGAGGAGTTTCGCTTTCGGAGTCGTGGACGCTGCATGGCAAAAACGCTCAGGGTGGAGGCACAAACGATCGGAGGAAAAATAGTATCCGGCATTTTTGCACCTATTCTTTAGGATAAACATACGTGATACTATATTTTGGACTTTCTTCTGTCAAGGCTTTTCTGGAGGACTTCCGGCGGCAAGAATCAATCCAGGACAATTTTATTCAATATCACTGTCCGCTTAATCAGGGTAAAGTTTTTGATAGAGAGTCTATCGGCGGTCACTCAGAAAAGGGCTGGTACCGTGGGTCCCTTCCGTTCCCCCTTCGACCCGCTCAGGGCGAACGGGGATCTGGTCCTGTATTTTGGTTGATGGGGTTTTCTCTGCGTTCTGCGCCTGGTGAATTCCGGCTTTCAGCAGCCGGCTTACTACAACGCAAGCACCTGCGTTTCGCCCCCTCAATCCCAACCTTCTCCCCCGAGGGAAAGAAGGGGATCTTTTGAATTTTCCCCCGTGACACCCCGTGTCCCCCGTGGTTCAATGCTTTTCTTTTTTCATTTGTAACCGTTCATTTTTCCTCTACTCCCACCCGGTCGCAGTAGTCGTAGAGCCGGCAGGCCCCGCATTTCGGACCGATGGGGCGGCAGAGGTTCTGCCCGTAGGTGACGAGGAGGTCGTTGATGACCTTCCAGTGTTTCTTCGGGAGTTTCTCCCGGAGGGCGAACTCGGTCTTCTCCGGGGTCGCGGTCGAAACATACCCCCACCGGTTGGTGATCCGGTGAACGTGGGTGTCGACACAGATCCCGTACTTGCCGTAACCGATGGTGACAACGAGATTCGCCGTCTTCCTGCCCACGCCGGGGAGGGTCAGAAGCTCTTCGATCGTGTCGGGCACACGGGAAGCAAAGTCATCGATCAGCCGCTTGGAGATTGCCCGGATGTTCTTCGCCTTGACCCGGTAGAACCCGACGGGGTAGATCAGTTTCTCGATCTTTTTGACGGGGACCTTTGCCAGGGTCTCCGGCGTATTCGCCACGGCGAAGAGACGCTCGGACGCGGCGGCGGTCGTTCCGTCCTGGGTCCGAAGAGAAAGGACGCAGGAGATCAGGATCTGGAAGGGGTCCCGGGTCTTCTCGGCCACCACCCCGACGATGGGGACCTTCCACTGCTTCACTTCCTTCTTCAGGATCCGGACAACAATGTCGATCTGTTGGTCATCCATTGTATTCTTGGTCTTCTTTCTTGATCATCGTAATCAGGAGGCAGAAATCGCCGTCCCGGGTAAACCGGGACGCTACTCATAAAACTTTCAGATCTTACGCCCCCTCATCCCAACCTTCTCCCCCAAGGGGAGAAGGAGAAATAACCGCTTAATACTTTTCAGGTTTGATTTTCTTCCCGATCTCCTCCATCAGGGCGTCGGCCAGTTCCTCTTCCCTGACCTTCCGGACAACCTTCCCCTTCCGGAAGACCAGCCCCACGCCCTTGCCTCCGGCGATCCCGAAGTCGGCCTCTCTTGCCTCGCCGGGGCCGTTGACGACACACCCCATGACGGCGACTTCGAGCGGCTGTTTCATCTTTGTCAGACGCTCTTCCACCTCCCGGGCCAGTCCGATCAGGTCGATTTCGCAGCGTCCGCAGGTGGGGCAGGAGATCATGACCGGTCCCGCTTCCCGAAGCCCCAGGGACTTCAAGATCTCGATCCCGACCCGCACCTCCTGCACGGGATCGTCGGTCAGGGAGACCCGGAGCGTATCCCCGATCCCGTCGGCAAGAAGAAGCCCCAACCCGACGGAGGACTTGACCGTACCGGAAAGGAAGGTCCCCGCCTCGGTGATCCCGATATGGAGGGGATAGTCGGTCTTGCCCGCGATCAGCCGGTAGGCCGCCACGGTCCGGGCGACGTCGTGGGCCTTGAGCGAGATCTTGATCCGCCGGAAATCGAGTTCCTCCAGGATCCGCACATGGCTCATGGCCGATTCGACCATCGCCTCCGGCGTGGGACCGCCGTACTTCTCCCACAGCTCCGGTTCGAGCGAACCGGCGTTGACGCCGATCCGGATCGGGATCTTCCGATCCTTCGCCGCCTCAACGACCGCTTCCACACGGTCCCGTTCCCCGATGTTCCCGGGGTTGATCCGGAGGCCGTCCACTCCGGCCTCGATCGCCATGAGTGCCAGACGGTGGTTGAAATGGATATCGGCAATGAGGGGAAGATCGGAGGCTTTTCTGATTTCGGACAATGCCCGGCCCGCGGCTTCATCCGGGACGGCGACCCGGACGATATCGCATCCCGCATCGGCGAGCCGCTCGATCTGGGACACGGTGGCTTCCATGTCACGGGTGTCGGTGTTGCACATCGACTGGACCGATACGGGGGCCGCGCCGCCGACGGCGACGTTGCCAAGCTGCACGGTCCTGGTCTTTCTGCGTTCGATCTTCATAACGACTCCGGGAGCAGACCTGATCGGATCACTTGAAGACCCGCATGAGGTCGTTGTAGAAGGCGAAGATCATGAGGGAGATCAGGAGGAAGAGACCGACCTGCTGGGCGATCTCACGTTTCTGCATGCTCAGGGGCCGTCCCAGCAACCCTTCGATAGCGAAAAAGAGGATATGCCCGCCGTCGAGGATCGGGATGGGAAAAAGATTGAGGATCCCCAGGTTGATACTGATCAGCGCCAGGAATTTGAGCAGCTCGAGCAGGCCGTATTGAATCTGCTGTCCCGCAAGCTGAGCGATCAGGATCGGACCGCCGATGGTGTCGGCGGGGATGACATGCTGAATCAGTTTGACCAGGCTCACGAGGATCAACTTCGTAATGTCCCAGGTCATTTGAAGCCCCTTGTAGAAGGCTTTGAAGGGGTTGTACCGCACGGAAATTGTCGGGCCGGGTTCCGGACGATAGGCGCTCAGGATTCCGATCTTTCCACGGATGACCTTCTTGCCCACGGGGTCTTTGGTTTCATAGGCTTCCGGCACCACCGGCAGGGTCAGGGTCTTTCCATCTCGAATCAGCCGTACGGAGAGGGAAACACCCGGACTCTTTCCGATGATCTCCTGGAGATCGGCAAAGTCGTTCAGGACCTTTCCACCGATGGCAACAATCCGGTCCCCGGCCTTGATCCCCGCCTTCTCCGCCGGAGAGTCTTTCACGACTTCCTGTACGAAGAGTTCAGCGGAAGAAATTCCCAGCACCGCCAATGTCCGATCCGAATCGGCCTGCACTGCCTGCAATTCCCTCGGCGTAAACGACAAGGTCAATTCCTGCGGCTTGTCCTCCCGTTTGACTGTCAGATGGATCTTCGCCGCGCGGTTCCGCAGAAGCGCCGTTTCCAGTTCCGGAAAAGTATGCACCGCTTCGCTGTTGACCGTCACGATACGGTCGCCCGTCGAAAGCCCGGCACGACCGGCGGGAGAGGCCGGATCCGAGACCCCTGCAACAGGCGCCAGGGTCGGATGGGAAATCCCGATGACAGAACGTTCTTCACTCTCTCCGAAGATGTTCTTCCGATCCCGCATCATCGGCCGGACCGTGATATCAAACTTCTTCCCCTTCCGGTCAAGGGTCAGGTTCAGGGGTGACCCGTCACTCTTCCGGATCCGGTCCGTCAACTCCTCCCACAACCGGACGGGCTCCCCGTTGACGGCCTCCACATGGTCCCCTCCCCGGATCCCGGCCTCCCAGGCCGGGGATCCCTTTTCCACCCGTCCGATGGTGCTGTCTTCCGAGGGATAGCCGGCCATGAACATCCCCATGAAAATGATCAGGGCAAATAAAATATTGAAAAAGGGACCGGCGGCAACGATCAGGAACCGGGAGAAGAGCGGCTGATTGTTGAAGGAACGGGCCTCATCCTCCGGCGATAAAGGTTCGTTTGGATCTTCGCCAACCATTTTGACATAGCCGCCTAGGGGAATGGCGGAAAGGCAGTACTCCGTCTCACCGATTTTCTTCCCAACCAACCTGGGTCCGAAGCCGAGAGAAAATTTCTCGACCCCTACCCGGAACCCCTTGGCCACCAGGAAGTGCCCCAACTCATGGACGAAGATGAGAATGCCCAGAACAACGATAAAAGCTACAAAACCGGATAACATAACGAATTATAAACCTCTTGAAGGGTTGGAGACGATACTGCAAGATGTAGATGTAAAGCATACGGTAACATACTGAAGTGTAAATCACAAACGGCTGATCTCTTCCCGTGTCTTCTTCCGCGTCGCAAGGTCGGTCCGGAGGATCTCTTCGGCGGTTTCATAATCCCGGTGTTCGCTCTTTTCCATCACCGACCGGATCAGGCGGGGAATCCGGAGGAAGTCGATCCGGCCCTGCAGGAAAGCGTTCACGGCCACCTCGTTGGCTGCATTCAAAACCGCCGGCATCACTCCGCCCTGCCGCAAGGCATCCTCCGCCAGAGAAAGGGCGGGGAAACGTTCACGATCGGGCGGCTCAAAGGTGAGCGGTCCCTGCTCGATCACGTTTAAAAACTCCACTCCGCTTTCCAGCCGTTCGGGATACCCGAGGGCATAGGCAATAGGGACCCGCATGTCGGGCAGACCCATCTGGGCCAGAACCGACCCGTCGTGAAATTCTACCATGGAGTGAACGATACTTTCGGGATGGACGACGATATCGATCCGTTCGACGGGCATATCAAAGAGCCATCGGGCCTCGATCACTTCCAGCCCTTTGTTCATCAGGGTTGCGGAGTCGATGGAAATCTTCCGCCCCATTTCCCACCGGGGGTGCCGCAAGGCATCCTTCGCCCGGACCCGTTCCATCTCCCCGCGGGTCATCCGCCGAAACGGCCCGCCCGATGCGGTCAGGATGAGGCGCCGGACCTTTGCGGTCTCCTCCCCGGACAGACATTGATAGATGGCACTGTGCTCACTATCGACGGGAAGAATCCGGGCGCCGGACTTCTTTGCTTCCTCCATGACCAGGCGCCCGGCCATGACGAGGGTTTCCTTGTTCGCAAGGGCGACTCTTTTACCTACCCTGACTGCGGCGAGGGTCGGCACCAGCCCGGCTGCACCGACGATGGCCGAGACGACGATGTCGGCTTCCGGGAGTGTGGCGGCCTGAATCAGGCCCTCCACACCCAAGGCAATCTCGGGAGCAGATCCCTTCAGAGAGGAGATCAGTCGATCCCTCTCCTCACCGTCGGCCACCACGACCCGTTGTGGAACGCAGGCCGCTACCTGGTCCGCAAGAAGATCCATGTTCCGATAGGCCGTCAGGGCGATGACTTCAAATCGGTCGGGGTGACGGGCAATCACATCGAGGGTGTTAACCCCGATCGATCCGGTAGAGCCTAAAACAACAACCTTCTGTTTCCGTAATGCCGACATGGGTCAGGACCTTTCCCTCAAGGACTATCCGATCCCGGACTGGAGAAAATAGTAGAGTGCCGGCGCCGCAAAAAGGATACTGTCAAAACGGTCCAGTACCCCGCCGTGGCCGGGGAAGAGAACACCGGAATCCTTGATGCCGGAAGAACGTTTCAGAATCGACTCCGCCAGATCGCCGACCTGGCCGATCAGGCCGAGTCCGGCGCCCAAAAGGGCCGGCGCCACTAACCCCTCCACGGGAAGGGAGAAGACAAGCTTCCCCACCCCACCGGCAATGAGGGAGCAGAGCAACCCTCCGGCCGATCCTTCGAGGGTCTTCTTGGGGCTGACCTTTGGGAAGAGTTTCCGTTTCCCGTAGCGGGTCCCGATATAGTAGGCGCCGGTATCGCCGGCCCAAACCGTCAGAAAGAGGAAGAAGACCCACGTCCGCCCGGAGGGAACCCCCCGCAGCAGGAGGAGATAACCGAAGAGATAGGGAACATAATAAAGGCCGAAACAGGTCACACTGATTTCCCGAACGGCCTGTCCCACGTCCCGTCCCGAAAAGGTCCGAAAGACCATGGCCAGGAGAATGAACAGGACCAGGATGCCGGAAACCAGAGCGCCGTCGCCGGCATAAAACCCGGCAAGGAGCAAAGCCCCCATGAGAAGACCCAGGAATTTCTGGAGGTGGAACCCCTCCGATTCCTGGAGGTGGTAAAATTCGTTCTGTCCGATGAGAGCGGTAACCAGAAGGGCAAGAAAAAAAATAAACGGCTCGCTGTAGAAGATCAGCAGCGCAAGAATCGGGAGACCGACCAGCGCCGTAAATACCCGTTTCGGAGGCATCTTACTCCCCTTCTTTGACCTGTTCGCCGGTCATCCCGTACCGTCGTTCCCGTGTCCGGTAATCGAGTAGTGCTTCGAGAAACGCCTTTCGTTTAAAATCAGGCCAGAGGATGGGCGTAAAATAGAGTTCCGTATAGACCGACTGCCAGGTCAGAAAATTGCTGATCCGCTGCTCTCCGCTGGTTCGGATGATCAGGTCCGGGTCGGGACAGTCCCTCGTATACATCCGGCTGCTCAGGACCGCTTCATCGATCTCCGACGGTCGAATCCGCCCGTCGGCCACGTCCTGAGCCAGGGACCGCACCGCGTCGAGGATTTCAGCCCGTCCGCCATAGCTTAAGGCAAGATTCAGGGTCATGACCTGATTCGCCGACGTCTCCCGCTCGGCCCAATGAAGAAGTTCCTGAATATTCTCCGGCAGGTCGTGAATCCTGCCGATGGCCTGAAAACGGATTCCATTCTCCTGCATCACCCGCACTTTTCTTTTGATATATTCCTTGAGGATCCCCATGAGCGCCCGCACCTCGGTCCGGGGCCGCTGCCAGTTTTCCACGGAAAAGGCATAGAGCGTGAGAACCCGGACACCGGTTTCCCGGGCACAGGCGACCACTTCGTCGACGGAACGAACCCCTTCCTTATGCCCCATGATGCGGGGAATGGAACGTGCCCCGGCCCATCGGCCATTGCCGTCCATGATGATGGCGACATGGTAGGGAAGAGCGGCAGGATCAATCTGCCGAAAGAGTTCCGG from Deltaproteobacteria bacterium includes:
- a CDS encoding endonuclease III, which codes for MDDQQIDIVVRILKKEVKQWKVPIVGVVAEKTRDPFQILISCVLSLRTQDGTTAAASERLFAVANTPETLAKVPVKKIEKLIYPVGFYRVKAKNIRAISKRLIDDFASRVPDTIEELLTLPGVGRKTANLVVTIGYGKYGICVDTHVHRITNRWGYVSTATPEKTEFALREKLPKKHWKVINDLLVTYGQNLCRPIGPKCGACRLYDYCDRVGVEEK
- a CDS encoding phosphatidate cytidylyltransferase yields the protein MPPKRVFTALVGLPILALLIFYSEPFIFFLALLVTALIGQNEFYHLQESEGFHLQKFLGLLMGALLLAGFYAGDGALVSGILVLFILLAMVFRTFSGRDVGQAVREISVTCFGLYYVPYLFGYLLLLRGVPSGRTWVFFLFLTVWAGDTGAYYIGTRYGKRKLFPKVSPKKTLEGSAGGLLCSLIAGGVGKLVFSLPVEGLVAPALLGAGLGLIGQVGDLAESILKRSSGIKDSGVLFPGHGGVLDRFDSILFAAPALYYFLQSGIG
- a CDS encoding 1-deoxy-D-xylulose-5-phosphate reductoisomerase, producing the protein MSALRKQKVVVLGSTGSIGVNTLDVIARHPDRFEVIALTAYRNMDLLADQVAACVPQRVVVADGEERDRLISSLKGSAPEIALGVEGLIQAATLPEADIVVSAIVGAAGLVPTLAAVRVGKRVALANKETLVMAGRLVMEEAKKSGARILPVDSEHSAIYQCLSGEETAKVRRLILTASGGPFRRMTRGEMERVRAKDALRHPRWEMGRKISIDSATLMNKGLEVIEARWLFDMPVERIDIVVHPESIVHSMVEFHDGSVLAQMGLPDMRVPIAYALGYPERLESGVEFLNVIEQGPLTFEPPDRERFPALSLAEDALRQGGVMPAVLNAANEVAVNAFLQGRIDFLRIPRLIRSVMEKSEHRDYETAEEILRTDLATRKKTREEISRL
- a CDS encoding isoprenyl transferase, whose protein sequence is MNKNLPPAEECNETAKLYPELFRQIDPAALPYHVAIIMDGNGRWAGARSIPRIMGHKEGVRSVDEVVACARETGVRVLTLYAFSVENWQRPRTEVRALMGILKEYIKRKVRVMQENGIRFQAIGRIHDLPENIQELLHWAERETSANQVMTLNLALSYGGRAEILDAVRSLAQDVADGRIRPSEIDEAVLSSRMYTRDCPDPDLIIRTSGEQRISNFLTWQSVYTELYFTPILWPDFKRKAFLEALLDYRTRERRYGMTGEQVKEGE
- the rseP gene encoding RIP metalloprotease RseP — protein: MLSGFVAFIVVLGILIFVHELGHFLVAKGFRVGVEKFSLGFGPRLVGKKIGETEYCLSAIPLGGYVKMVGEDPNEPLSPEDEARSFNNQPLFSRFLIVAAGPFFNILFALIIFMGMFMAGYPSEDSTIGRVEKGSPAWEAGIRGGDHVEAVNGEPVRLWEELTDRIRKSDGSPLNLTLDRKGKKFDITVRPMMRDRKNIFGESEERSVIGISHPTLAPVAGVSDPASPAGRAGLSTGDRIVTVNSEAVHTFPELETALLRNRAAKIHLTVKREDKPQELTLSFTPRELQAVQADSDRTLAVLGISSAELFVQEVVKDSPAEKAGIKAGDRIVAIGGKVLNDFADLQEIIGKSPGVSLSVRLIRDGKTLTLPVVPEAYETKDPVGKKVIRGKIGILSAYRPEPGPTISVRYNPFKAFYKGLQMTWDITKLILVSLVKLIQHVIPADTIGGPILIAQLAGQQIQYGLLELLKFLALISINLGILNLFPIPILDGGHILFFAIEGLLGRPLSMQKREIAQQVGLFLLISLMIFAFYNDLMRVFK
- the ispG gene encoding flavodoxin-dependent (E)-4-hydroxy-3-methylbut-2-enyl-diphosphate synthase, which codes for MKIERRKTRTVQLGNVAVGGAAPVSVQSMCNTDTRDMEATVSQIERLADAGCDIVRVAVPDEAAGRALSEIRKASDLPLIADIHFNHRLALMAIEAGVDGLRINPGNIGERDRVEAVVEAAKDRKIPIRIGVNAGSLEPELWEKYGGPTPEAMVESAMSHVRILEELDFRRIKISLKAHDVARTVAAYRLIAGKTDYPLHIGITEAGTFLSGTVKSSVGLGLLLADGIGDTLRVSLTDDPVQEVRVGIEILKSLGLREAGPVMISCPTCGRCEIDLIGLAREVEERLTKMKQPLEVAVMGCVVNGPGEAREADFGIAGGKGVGLVFRKGKVVRKVREEELADALMEEIGKKIKPEKY